The following nucleotide sequence is from Echeneis naucrates chromosome 5, fEcheNa1.1, whole genome shotgun sequence.
AACATAAGATTAACACAAATAAAcgacattttcattattaattgatAACTGATTACACATGAGCCATCACTAAAGTCAGTTTAACTCCCCCTTCAATTAGCTAACGCTGCTTAATATCTATCACAAAATGCCAGGTGTATAATTGTGATGGCTAAATTCCATATACCACTACTATTATATTTGTTTCTGACATTCAACAttcaatttaactttttttttttttaactaaaccAGGCTTTAAAATATACCACCTGAGGTTTATGCCAAATCATACAATATAAAAATCAGACCACTTTATCGAGTATCAAAtcacaaaacagagacacaaaaaagcagcaaattctcACAAGTAAGAGGCTGGATGGttatggtgatgatgatgacgacagtGATTgatcttttctgctttttctgctgcagtgcaTTGCAGGTGCAgacctctgaaaaaaaaaaaaaaaaaaaaacaacagaaaaaacaaacaaacaccactgCAGACACTTCTCTGCACTACTTTATAAAGGCTCCATTGCTCAACCAAATGACAGTCATCTGTGCACAAATGCTCAAAATGATAAGGTCTGAAAGCTCTGCTGTCTCTGAGGTGAGCCAACAGCCTGCCTAGATATAGAGAGTCATTTGTCATTCGACTCCTGAGTGTCTGCTGTCACTTGGTCTTGCTCAGATGCACACACGATCTTTGCCTTGACCTTTTTGTTGGAAGAAATTATGAAGTAGGGGCTGAAAGAGGCgtagcaggaggagaaaaacacccGCATATCAGCCACCACTGGTGACACCTTAGCCACTGTCAGCATGTAAATCCAGATGACATTATCAATCCCGAAGAAGACCACGTACAGAACCACCAGGGTGACTACTGTTTTGGCAGCCCTCATCTCAGCTCCAGCACCCTGAGAGCGATGGATCCCTCTCACCTGGCGGCTGTGGCGGCTGAGAAGCAGTAGGATGTAACAGCTTGAACCCACCATCAGAGCAACAAAGGCAAAATCCCTCCCAGTGACAGCCACCCCATTGATGACATAGGACAGGTTGTCTTTGAAGTCCACATGGCAGAAGCCAAGGTTGAGGGTAAATGCAGGAACTGTGCCATTACGTGGAGCCATAGAGAAGAAAGGGGCTGCTATGCATACGGCCATATTGAGGAGCCACAGCCACACAAAAGTGGGGAGGACCAGGGAGGGAAGTGCAAGTTTCAGTTTTGACAAACGCGGCCCAGCAGGGGCGATGGTCACTGCCTGAAACACACTGAGCATGCAGGTGACGCAAACTGACAGAGCCCGGAAAATGCGGTAGGCGTAGATCACCGCTTTGCAGCCAGGATCATTCAGCAGTTTTCTCATCCCAAACACAGTCATGGTCTGAGGGACACAGCGGGTCAGTAGCAGCATGAGGTTGGCAAAAGCCAGGTGGCAAAGGATCATGTCCACAGGAAGTAGCTTGGATTTGTTATAAATGATGTGACTGTAGGCCAACAGCACCACAGTGTTCCCCAAGATGCCCAAACCTGTTTGCAAGAGGAAGAAGACCCCTTTGATTGTGACACACAGATCCATGACCCCAAGGCCTGCACCGGTCAAGATGTGTaaagcagacagaaaatcaaatcTGTTATAAATGCGTTGCACATAAACAATGTCTTCCAAGTTGGTTACAACAGATAAAAATGATGTTAATCTCAAAGTGTTCAAAGTGATGCTCACCTGAAGTTGCAGATGAAAGCGAAGCCTGTTCGACAACAGTTTAATAGCCTGtgcaaatttcattttatagcCTCAACTCTACAATGGTCTCAGCCCAGTTTGGTAATTTAACCAACGCGCTAAATCTGAGATGGTCTCAGAAGGCAAACACTGCGAGGATATATAATACAGAGTGATAAACAGTTTTTCATATGTGTCTTACAACAACAGCCAGTTACACATTTATTCAGTGATTTTTTCATTCTCATCATGCTCCCTGTTTACCCTGAAGATTAATAGATCTCTTTCCATCCATGTCCTTGTTCTGAGCAAAACAGTTTCCTTCCTTATTTGAAACACACATGAAGCTTCAGCTATCTCAAAGGATATTTCAAATCAGATTCTTCCAAAATTACAGTATATTTACGACTGAGATTCCCTCTTTGTATTACTCTTTCGTGCTGCAGCCATTGGTTAGTAGCACAGGGATGCAGATTTGAATCAATTAATTTCAACCTTTGAAGATTCAGATTAATGTCTGAAAGTATgtttgcaaaataaatgttatgaAGCGATACTTTTAACCAGCAGTGCAAATTCACAGGAGAAATTCACATATGAGagcatgttgattttttttattgcattgtttaacagttttacagaaaaagattgaaaaaataaatacaaattttctGGCTTGGAATGAAACTTAGTAGCGCAAGTGAGTTGTCAAATTCCAAACAAACGAGGCATGCACTAGCAGATCACCCTCcttttttaatatgaatgacGGTGCTGCAGGCTGCACATCAACACAGCATTCCAAATTAGATTTAGACTTTAATGTTTGGAAATTGTTCCTTGTCATAAAAAGATATTGAGCTGCCTCaggttatataaataaataacatatctGGATCCTTCTGTGAATTTTCACCTTGAATGATGAGTTCCTGTTGATAAATTTCTTTGGGCATGTCAATCTTCTGAactattttaatgttatttcccccctggagttaaaaaaaaaaaacaaaaaacaaaataacaaaaaacagagTTAAACAAGCCCTGTGGAGACAACAGTGTGCAGTTATTGTTGATGCAAAAAGCCGCCTGATGATGCCTTGAATGAGCCATCAAGAGGCTTTTACATTCACATCTGGTGCCTCTGTGTGCGCGCCTTTCTTCCTTCATGTCCTGGgagtatgttaaaaaaaagacacagaggaGCAGGACAATTAGAAATATAACAATATATGTCTGTACTAATTGGGGATATGGGGACAAGcagccattatttatttatgttttcccTCTCCGTGCTGACAGATGCTTAAGAGAATTTTGTAATGTACCCAGATTTTCTAGGGGGATGTACTCTATCTAAACTGTAGTAGGCAAAGGGTCCAACGTTGAAAACGCTTCAAAAATATTGATCAGTTAGCCTCTATTTTCTCTAAAATTAATATTACGTGCCAAATTAGTGTTGTTAGAGAGGCAGGATGTCTCCTGAGAATAAGACTTGAAATAAAGCTTCACAAGATATGTtgcttccctgtgtgttttttacGTGTTTACATGTTCAGAGAGCTAATTAAAATGGCAAGTTCAA
It contains:
- the ora1 gene encoding olfactory receptor class A-like protein 1 — protein: MDLCVTIKGVFFLLQTGLGILGNTVVLLAYSHIIYNKSKLLPVDMILCHLAFANLMLLLTRCVPQTMTVFGMRKLLNDPGCKAVIYAYRIFRALSVCVTCMLSVFQAVTIAPAGPRLSKLKLALPSLVLPTFVWLWLLNMAVCIAAPFFSMAPRNGTVPAFTLNLGFCHVDFKDNLSYVINGVAVTGRDFAFVALMVGSSCYILLLLSRHSRQVRGIHRSQGAGAEMRAAKTVVTLVVLYVVFFGIDNVIWIYMLTVAKVSPVVADMRVFFSSCYASFSPYFIISSNKKVKAKIVCASEQDQVTADTQESNDK